The DNA sequence CGTGCGAATCTCCCACTCGTCTTGGCGGGTGTCGTCGCCTTCCTGCTCGTCACCGAACCGACCGCTCGGGCTGCACTCGGTGGCGCGGTCTGCTTCGTCGCCAGCGCGGCACTCGGTGCGTACACTCTCGACCTCTCGCCAGCCGCCCCGCTCGACGCCGGTGGGATGCTCGCGCCGCTGTTCGCCGGGCTGTTCGGCGCGCCCGTCCTCATCGACGCGCTGGACGGGGCGGGCGTTCCCCCGCAGGCCGACGCCACACTGACCATGGCCCCACGGACACTCGGGACGACTGCGTTCGCAGGGTCGGCGGCCGGTGCCGTGGTCGGCTACCTGCCCGGCATCTCCGCGGCCATCGCCTCGGTGCTCGCACTGCCGCTGACGCCGAACGACGACGGAGCACGCGGCTTTCTGGTGGCGACGAGCGGGGCGAACACAGCTAATTCGGTCTTCGCGCTCTTCGCACTCGTTGCCCTCGGGACGCCCCGGACGGGCGTGATGGTCGCGCTCGACGGAGCCGTCTCCTCGCCGTCGCTTGCGTCCTTCCTACCTGTGGTGGTCGTCGCTGCGGTGGCGGGCTTCGCGCTCGTGCTCGTCGTCGGCGACTGGTATCTGCGGGTCGTCGGCCGGACGGACTACCGGGTCCTCTCGCTCGCGGTCCTCGCGCTGCTCGTCGTCCTCTCGGGGTTGTTCGCCGGACTCACCGGCGTGCTGACCTTCGCCGTCGCGACGGCGGTCGGGCTCGTACCGCCGCGGCTCGGCACGCGCCGCGTGCATCTGATGGGCGTGTTAGTCGGACCCTTGGCACTCGGTCTCTGACCCCCGGCGCGAGGAAAGACAATCATTAAAAGTCGTCGCCCGGTTTGTCTGTGTATGAGCCAATCGCAGCAGCAGGAGCGTCAGTGTGTCTCCTGTGGCATCAACATCGCCGGGATGAGCGCTGCCCGTTTCAAGTGCCCGGACTGTGGGCAGGTCATCTTCCGATGCGCGAAGTGCCGTAAGCAGAGCAACCTCTACGAGTGCCCGGACTGCGGGTTCATGGGGCCCTAACGATGGGGAAGGTTGCTGCACGCATGAAGGTCATGCCGCAGAGCCCTGAAATCGACCTCGACGAGCTCCAGGAGCGTCTCGAGGAAGCCCTCCCGGAGGGTGCGACCATCAACCGCGTCGACCGCGAGGATGTCGCGTTCGGTCTCATCGCGCTCTTCCCGACCGTGCTCGTCCCGGACGGCTCCGGCGGCACGGAAGCAGTCGAGGAAGCGTTCGCTGACGTCGAGGGCGTCGAGTCCGTCGGTGTCGACCAGGTCGGTCGGATTTAAACAACGACCTTCGACCTTTTTTCAGCGCGGGGCCTCGCACGCCTCCGGCGTGCTCGACCCCGCTAAAAAAGCTCGGCCAAAAAACCCGCTCGCGAGGCTCACTTCGTTCGCCTCGCGTCCAGCGTTCTTGTACTCGACAGCGACGGCACCGCGTCGCCGAGAGATTTTCTCCGCTACCTACGGTCTCAGGCGGCCCATCCGACCCTGATGGTGCTTCTGCACGAGATGGAGCACGACACCGACGACGAGCAGCATCACGCCGAGCGGGAGCCACAGCATCTCGACGAGACTGATGACGATCGGAGCGACGAGCAGTATCGCGCCGATAGCCGCGATGTGGAGGGGCTTCATCGACTATTGAGTCAGTCGGTCAGGTGAATAAGCTTTCGAGCGTCCGACAGGCCGAGTTACTCCAACGCCGCGTCGAACGCCTGCTGGAGATCCGCCGTCATGTCGTCGATGTGCTCGATGCCGACGCTGACACGGATGAGACCGTCCGTCAGGCCTGCCGCGAGCCGTTCCTCGCGGGGGATGGCGGCGTGAGTCATCGCCGCTGGCTGTTCGATGAGGCTCTCGACGCCACCGAGGGACTCCGCGAGCGTGAAGACCTCCGTCTCCTCGATGACGGTGCTGGCCTCCTCCAGCGTTCCGTCGAACTCGAAGGAGAGCATCCCGCCGAAGTCGTCCATCTGCTCCGTTGCCAACTCGTGCTGCGGGTGACTCTCCAGCCCGGGATAGAACACTTCGTCGACGGCCTCGTGGTCGTCGAGCCACGCGGCGAGCGCGCGGGCGTTGTCGCAGTGGCGGTCCATCCGTACGGGCAGGGTCTTCGTCCCGCGGAGGACGAGGAAACAGTCGAACGGTCCAGGCGTCGCGCCGACGGAGTTCTGGTAGAAGCCGATCTCCTCGTCCAGCTCCTCGTCGTCGACGACGAGCGCGCCGCCGACGACGTCCGAGTGGCCGCCGAGATACTTGGTCAGCGAGTGGGAGACGATGTCCGCGCCGTGTTCGAGCGGCCGCTGGAGATACGGCGTCGCGAAGGTGTTGTCGACGGCACAGAGCGCGTCGTACTCGTGGGCGATGTCGGCGAGCGCGCCGATGTCGTTGACGTTCATCAGCGGATTCGTCGGCGTCTCGACCCAGACGAGTTCGGTGTTCTCGCCCATTGCGTCGGCGACGGCCGCGTGGTCGGTGGTGTCGACGAAGTCGAACTCCAGGTCGTACTGCTCGTAGACCTGCGTGAAGATGCGGTGGGTGCCGCCGTAGACGTCGTCGCCCGCGACGACGTGGTCGCCCGCTTCCAGCAGGTTGAGCACGGTGTTGATCGCGCCCATCCCCGAGGAGAAACAGCGGCCGTAGTCGCCACCCTCCAGCGAGGCGAGGTTGGATTCGAGGTCCGTGCGCGTCGGGTTCCCCGTCCGGGAGTATTCGTAGCCCCGGTGGTCGCCGGGACCGTCCTGTTTGTACGTCGAGTTGGCGTAGATGGGCGTCATGAGCGCGCCCGTCTCCTCGTCGGGTTCCTGCCCGGCGTGGATGGCGCGCGTCTCGATCCGCTGGGAGCGTTGGAAGTCGTCGGTCATACGCGTGGAGTCGCAACGGCCCGGCTAAAGCGTGGCTATCGGCGAATATTGCGGGTCGGGAGAGCCAGTTCGGCTGTGGTGGCACGCGAGCGGCCGCGCCGGGTGTGTCACAGACACCCGTCCGCGACGGAGAACGCACCTTTTATAATCGAACCTGCAGTAATCGAACTCACGACTATGCCGAGTTCGAACGGTCCCATGAACGGTACGCGAGGAAAGCTGTCGAACAAACCCCGCGAGCGTGGCACGTCTCCGCCGCAGCGCGCGATTCAGGAGTACGACGTCGGTCAGAAGGTCCACCTCAAGCTCGATCCGAGCGTCCGCAAGGGTCGCTTCCACCCGCGCTTCAACGGGCACACCGGTGAAGTGCTCGGAAAGCAGGGTCGCGCGTTCAAAGTCGAAATCAACGACGGCGGCAAGCGCAAGACGATCATCGTCCGCCCCGCCCACCTGCGCGCCCAGAAGTAGATGACCATCTTCAAAGAGAAGCTCGACGAGGAGTATCTCACCGTCTCGGAGGTGAAAGAGCTGCTCCAAGAGGTCGAAGCAGAGCGAGCCGCTGACCCGGACCGTGAGCTGCGCTACGAGCTGGCGCGTGCGATCGAGCACGTCAACCGGTTTACCGTCCTCTCGCCGGAGCAGTCGCGCGAACTCGTCGCCGAGCTTGAGGAGTTGGAAAAGGTCGACGAAGCGACCGCCTACAAGATCGCCGACCTGCTCCCCGCGGACCGTGACGAGCTCCGCACCGTCTTCGCCAAACAGCGCTACGCGCTGGACGGCGACGAACTCGACGAGATTCTCAACGTCGTCGCGAAGTACGCGTAATCCGTCCAACTGTTTAAATAGACAGTGGACGTATCCGTCTTTTATGACTAGTTCCGAGAGCGGTGACGCCGACGCGAGCGGTGACGCCGACGCGAGTGCCGACGTCGGTCACGCGGTCGTCCTCGACTATCTCCCGCACGGACGCGCCGACGACAACCGCCCGCAGTACAAGAAGCAGCCCGTTGCGTACGCCCTCGGCGAGGCTGACTTCACGCTCTTCGAGCTGACGCTCGCAGAGGACGCCGACGTGGGCATCGGCGACCGGGTCGTCGTCACCCCGGAGACGGACCGTGACCGCGTCGCGCGCGTGCGCACCGTCGACTACGACGACGTCTCGAACGGCGCGCACTCCGAGCTGGAGTACGTCGTCGCCGACATCGTCGAGGCCAACGAACGGCGGTTCGTCGACTTCTACAACGACGCCCAGCCCATCACGCTCCGCCTGCACCAGCTGAACCTGCTGCCGGGCATCGGGAAGAAGCTCCGCAACAACATCCTCGACGAGCGCAAGCGCAAGCCCTTCGAGAGTTTCGAAGAACTCGAAGAGCGCGTCTCCGGGCTGCACCGTCCCAAGGAGGTACTCGTCGAGCGCGTCCTCGAAGAGCTTCGTGACGAGGACCTGAAGTACAAGACCTTCGTCCGGCGCGACCGCGGTCAGTAGTCGCCCGAGCAGCGAGGAGACCTTCCCGGAACGGCCGCGAGACAAACGAGACTTTTAGGCCCGTCGACGGCGAAGCGGTGACAATGACTGAGCAGGACGGCACCGCTGCCGACCTCTACGGCGGGCGACGCCTCAGAGAACCCGACGCGCTCATCCGGCGTGCGGGTCTCCGCGGTGATCCCGACCAAGACCAGCACTTCCTCGTCGACGACCGCGTCCTCGACCGCGTCCCGACGTATCTCCCCGACGATGCCGACACCTCCCATCTCCTCGAAGTGGGTGCGGGGACGGGCGCGCTGACCGACCGGCTGCTCGCCGTCGGTGACCACGTGACCGTCGTCGAACGCGACGTCCGGCTCGTCGAGTTCCTCCGCCGCGAGTTCGCAGACGACATCGAGGCCGGAACCCTGAGCGTCCTCGAAGGCGACGCGCTGGAGGTCGACCTCCCCGACTTCACCGCCTGCGTCGCCAACCTCCCGTACGGCATCTCCAGTGAGATCACCTTCCGGCTCCTGCCGGAGGGCAAGCCGCTCGTCTTGATGTTCCAAAAGGAGTTCGCCGAGCGGATGGCCGCCGCCCCGGCGACCGACGAGTACGGCCGACTCTCCGTGAGCGCGCAACACTACGCCGACGTGGAAGTCGTCGAACCCGTGCCGCCGACGGCCTTCTCGCCGCCGCCCGCAGTCGACAGCGCGGTCGTCCGGACGACCCCGCGCGCGCCGGACTACGAGGTCGACGACCCCGAGTTCTTCCTCGACTTCGTGAAGGGGATGTTCACCCAGCGGCGCAAGACTCTCAGAAACGGCATCCGCAACACGACCCACATCACGGGCATCAGCGACGCCGCGGCCGTCGTCGAGGCGGTCGACGCCCACGACGAGGATCTGCTCCGCAAGCGCGCCGGAAAGCTCGCGCCCGCACAGTTCGCCGAACTGGCCGCCATCGCCGCCGACGTGGAGCACCGCGCGGGCGACGGCGCGGACGACGACTGATCGGACGATGATTCCACAACTGGTGTTGCAGACGTCGGCACCGACGACGACACCGACGGGTAACTCGACGGCCGCGTCGGACCCGCTCGG is a window from the Halogranum gelatinilyticum genome containing:
- a CDS encoding tripartite tricarboxylate transporter permease; this encodes MDSLGVAVAFDPTTSVAVLAFTVGGVALGTLSGLVPGLHANNFALLLASVATAVPGPPRLVGAAMLAAGVVHTFLDVVPALALGVPDAAMAATALPGHRLVVAGRGREALRLSALGSALAVLLALPLAVPVTELMTAIYPTVRANLPLVLAGVVAFLLVTEPTARAALGGAVCFVASAALGAYTLDLSPAAPLDAGGMLAPLFAGLFGAPVLIDALDGAGVPPQADATLTMAPRTLGTTAFAGSAAGAVVGYLPGISAAIASVLALPLTPNDDGARGFLVATSGANTANSVFALFALVALGTPRTGVMVALDGAVSSPSLASFLPVVVVAAVAGFALVLVVGDWYLRVVGRTDYRVLSLAVLALLVVLSGLFAGLTGVLTFAVATAVGLVPPRLGTRRVHLMGVLVGPLALGL
- a CDS encoding HVO_2753 family zinc finger protein gives rise to the protein MSQSQQQERQCVSCGINIAGMSAARFKCPDCGQVIFRCAKCRKQSNLYECPDCGFMGP
- a CDS encoding elongation factor 1-beta; this translates as MGKVAARMKVMPQSPEIDLDELQERLEEALPEGATINRVDREDVAFGLIALFPTVLVPDGSGGTEAVEEAFADVEGVESVGVDQVGRI
- a CDS encoding cystathionine gamma-synthase, which encodes MTDDFQRSQRIETRAIHAGQEPDEETGALMTPIYANSTYKQDGPGDHRGYEYSRTGNPTRTDLESNLASLEGGDYGRCFSSGMGAINTVLNLLEAGDHVVAGDDVYGGTHRIFTQVYEQYDLEFDFVDTTDHAAVADAMGENTELVWVETPTNPLMNVNDIGALADIAHEYDALCAVDNTFATPYLQRPLEHGADIVSHSLTKYLGGHSDVVGGALVVDDEELDEEIGFYQNSVGATPGPFDCFLVLRGTKTLPVRMDRHCDNARALAAWLDDHEAVDEVFYPGLESHPQHELATEQMDDFGGMLSFEFDGTLEEASTVIEETEVFTLAESLGGVESLIEQPAAMTHAAIPREERLAAGLTDGLIRVSVGIEHIDDMTADLQQAFDAALE
- a CDS encoding 50S ribosomal protein L21e → MPSSNGPMNGTRGKLSNKPRERGTSPPQRAIQEYDVGQKVHLKLDPSVRKGRFHPRFNGHTGEVLGKQGRAFKVEINDGGKRKTIIVRPAHLRAQK
- a CDS encoding RNA polymerase Rpb4 family protein: MTIFKEKLDEEYLTVSEVKELLQEVEAERAADPDRELRYELARAIEHVNRFTVLSPEQSRELVAELEELEKVDEATAYKIADLLPADRDELRTVFAKQRYALDGDELDEILNVVAKYA
- a CDS encoding DUF655 domain-containing protein codes for the protein MTSSESGDADASGDADASADVGHAVVLDYLPHGRADDNRPQYKKQPVAYALGEADFTLFELTLAEDADVGIGDRVVVTPETDRDRVARVRTVDYDDVSNGAHSELEYVVADIVEANERRFVDFYNDAQPITLRLHQLNLLPGIGKKLRNNILDERKRKPFESFEELEERVSGLHRPKEVLVERVLEELRDEDLKYKTFVRRDRGQ
- a CDS encoding 16S ribosomal RNA methyltransferase A, encoding MTEQDGTAADLYGGRRLREPDALIRRAGLRGDPDQDQHFLVDDRVLDRVPTYLPDDADTSHLLEVGAGTGALTDRLLAVGDHVTVVERDVRLVEFLRREFADDIEAGTLSVLEGDALEVDLPDFTACVANLPYGISSEITFRLLPEGKPLVLMFQKEFAERMAAAPATDEYGRLSVSAQHYADVEVVEPVPPTAFSPPPAVDSAVVRTTPRAPDYEVDDPEFFLDFVKGMFTQRRKTLRNGIRNTTHITGISDAAAVVEAVDAHDEDLLRKRAGKLAPAQFAELAAIAADVEHRAGDGADDD